A genomic window from Gossypium hirsutum isolate 1008001.06 chromosome D12, Gossypium_hirsutum_v2.1, whole genome shotgun sequence includes:
- the LOC107947307 gene encoding transcription factor LAF1, which yields MVSRPSENNKPKAKHKKGLWSPEEDLKLRNYVLKHGHGCWSSVPINAGLQRNGKSCRLRWINYLRPGLKRGTFTPQEEETILTLHHLLGNKWSQIAQNLPGRTDNEIKNYWHSYLKKRIAKAEEMDSQARSQCTTSSSENKQSTPSPRIFSDQMPTYESFNHIDKLSVSTDRAVPQHVIDFSKEPQRSPLPKVLFAEWLSLDQECGPAAATSYGFNHNSSSNFQDPFMDAFLLNEGTFGGSDLHDGLSNGSANEMSSSLFDFETQISGNEFVGSLSGDDICSDFNMNNNVMYM from the exons ATGGTTTCCAGGCCATCTGAAAATAATAAGCCAAAAGCTAAGCATAAGAAGGGTTTATGGTCACCTGAAGAAGATTTAAAGCTTAGAAACTATGTCCTTAAACATGGCCATGGTTGTTGGAGCTCTGTTCCCATCAATGCAG GGTTGCAGAGGAATGGGAAGAGTTGCAGATTAAGGTGGATTAATTACTTGAGACCGGGGCTAAAACGAGGCACTTTTACGCCGCAAGAGGAGGAGACGATTCTCACCCTCCATCATTTGTTAGGCAACAA GTGGTCACAAATTGCACAAAATTTGCCTGGGAGAACAGATAATGAGataaagaactattggcattcaTATCTGAAAAAAAGAATTGCAAAAGCTGAAGAAATGGATTCTCAAGCAAGGAGTCAATGCACAACTTCAAGCTCGGAAAACAAACAATCCACACCCTCTCCTCGAATTTTCTCGGACCAAATGCCAACCTATGAATCGTTCAATCACATTGATAAACTCTCGGTAAGCACTGATCGAGCCGTTCCGCAGCATGTTATCGATTTCTCCAAAGAGCCACAAAGAAGCCCCCTGCCAAAGGTTTTATTCGCAGAATGGCTATCGCTCGATCAAGAATGCGGTCCGGCCGCGGCTACCTCTTATGGATTTAATCACAATTCAAGTTCAAACTTCCAAGACCCTTTTATGGACGCGTTCTTGTTAAACGAAGGAACATTCGGTGGCAGTGATCTTCACGATGGACTAAGCAACGGGTCGGCAAACGAAATGTCTAGCTCACTGTTCGATTTCGAAACCCAAATTTCTGGGAACGAGTTCGTTGGTTCCTTATCTGGGGATGATATATGCAGTGATTTCAATATGAATAACAATGTAATGTACATGTAA